The genomic stretch AAACTGATTTATGTTGATTTTGATTTTAGTAATACCACATGGCATCATAACACGGCATATAGAGGATAAGATTTGTATGTTCTGTAAGTTTGTGGCTCATGCAGACAATTTTACTGTGTACTAAAGGAACTGCAGGAATGCAGCCAAAGTGTTTGTGGatgttatttatatgtgtggtctctcccccttctttttttaaatagtgaTAAAGTCCTGCGTCTGAAGCCTGTGCTTGATGAACATGTGAAAGTCATTAAGGAACTGGCTATTAGCACTCAGGTACCTATCTGCTTTCACACATACAGGCACGCGTATGTTTCACTGCTCAACTCTTTGActttgctgccatctgcagCTCGACTTCTGGAGCCCAGAGAGCCCTGAGCTGGTGACTACCAACACTGATGTGGATATCCGTGTGCCTGCCATGTACCATGACATGGTGTTCACCATCCTGCAGCAGAGCAACATGAAATACGAGTAGGTTGCTAGATAGATATgatattaaaacattttgaacCCCAGGTTTACATTTTTTCACACAGCATTATGAtatgttttaattaaattattcaGGGTCCTTATTCAGGATGTTCAGGATGCTGTTGACAGCCAGGCTGACAGCAAGGGTTCTCCCAGAGCCCACGGCTACACCAAGTACAACACCTGGAGTGATGTAAGAGTCAAAAACCACATCAGTCCCAATCTCAatgctgattttcttttctgattTTCAATCATTTCCATATTTGTCCTAATAATTTTAGATTGAGTCCTGGATCACCTCCATTTCTTCCTCCAATTCTGAACTGATCAGCACGGAAGTGATTGGAAACATATGAAGGCCGCCCCATGACAGTTCTCAAGGTATATCAGGCTTACTGAATGTATATCGATTTATTAATCCCCATGTTGAAGAATTTAAGGGAATTCATATTATAATTGCATGCAACTAATTCTCTTTACCTACCACAGATTGGTAAGAAGTCCAGCTCCACCAAGCCTGCTATCTTCATGGACTGCGGTATCCATGCCAGAGAGTGGATCTCTCCTGCTTTCTGCCAGTGGTTTGTCAATGAGGTAAGGAAGACACCCAGATGATCACAGCAAGCATTTGCATCTAACAGATATAACTGATTacatcactgatttatttttttttttcctcagtgtcCACCTATGGCAGTGATGCTCAGATGACCAGCCTGCTCAACCAGATGGATGTCATCGTTCTGCCCGTCTTTAACATTGATGGCTACGTATACACCCACACAACCGTACGTTATAATCAACTCAAACTTAAACTGCTTAAAAGAAGCTATGATTTGCTGTTTATCTTAAAGAATGTGTTTAACGCACATGTGTCGTATGTACTTTGGGAACTTTAGGACAGGATGTGGAGGAAAACTCGCGCCAAGAACTCTGGAACCAGCTGCATAGGAACCGATCCAAACAGAAACTTCGACGCTGGCTGGTGCAGTAAGTACacatgattttttattttattttattttattttacaactttaaaagtttaaaaaaaaaaaaac from Archocentrus centrarchus isolate MPI-CPG fArcCen1 chromosome 20, fArcCen1, whole genome shotgun sequence encodes the following:
- the cpb1 gene encoding LOW QUALITY PROTEIN: carboxypeptidase B (The sequence of the model RefSeq protein was modified relative to this genomic sequence to represent the inferred CDS: inserted 2 bases in 1 codon), which produces MKVFLFFGLVAFALADVTRFEGDKVLRLKPVLDEHVKVIKELAISTQLDFWSPESPELVTTNTDVDIRVPAMYHDMVFTILQQSNMKYEVLIQDVQDAVDSQADSKGSPRAHGYTKYNTWSDIESWITSISSSNSELISTEVIGNXYEGRPMTVLKIGKKSSSTKPAIFMDCGIHAREWISPAFCQWFVNEAVSTYGSDAQMTSLLNQMDVIVLPVFNIDGYVYTHTTDRMWRKTRAKNSGTSCIGTDPNRNFDAGWCTVGASSNPCSETFCGSSVESEIEVKNVANFIRKNKSIIKAYITIHSYSQLLLFPYSYTYELAADHSELLEVAEGASAALRSLYGTRYTSGPGASTIYLAAGGSDDWAYDLGVKYSYTFELRDTGRYGFLLPESQIKPTCEETMLAVKYIAAYVQKNLY